GGATAATGGACGCGAGCGACTCGGTCGTGGCCTTCGAGGAGGCGAGCGACCGCCATCGCGTTCTCCTCGTGGTGTTCCATCCGTGCTGGCAGCGTCTTAATCCCTCGCGCGACGAGGTAGCAGTCGAACGGCGAGAGCATATTCCCGAGCCCGATCCGTTGGGCAAACGCCAACTGCTCGGAAATCCCATCGTCGTCGGTGATCACCGCACCGCCAATTGAGTCAGAATGCCCGTTAAGGTATTTGGTAGTGCTGTGGACGACGATGTCGGCACCCAGTTCGAGCGGCGCTTGGAAGTATGGGCTCGCGAAGGTGCTGTCCACCCCGAACGGGATGTCGTAGTCTTGGGCGATGTCGGCTATCGCTCGGATGTCGCACAGCTGCATCAGCGGGTTCGTTGGCGACTCTGCCCAGATCAAGTCGGTATCTGAATCGACTGCCGCGGCGACGTTTTCGGGGTTGCGGGCATCGACGAACTCGACATCAACGCCGAAGTGTCCGGCGACGAGTTCCGTTAGCAGTTTTTCGGTTCCGCTATAGATGGAGTCCGACGAGACGAGGTGACCCCCCGGAGGAACGAGCGACAGCATCGTCGTCGAGATGGCTGCCAACCCCGAGGCGAACGCCAGCCCGTGTTCACCGCCTTCGAGGAGGGCTAATTGCTTCTCAAGGGCCGCTCGCGTTGGATTACTCTCGCGCGAATAGTCGTGTTCGTTACCATCCTCCCCGCTGGCCCACTCGAAGGTGGTCGAAAGGTGTAACGGGGGGACGACATCACTCGTTCTTCCATTCTCGTGGCGCGTCGCGTTCTCAACTGCCCCGACAGCAAGCGTCTTGAATCGGTTCTCACGGGAACGGTCGTCGTGTCGTGTCATAGTTAAATCACCGCGGGATTGTATTCAACAGGGCATTTGATCACTACCAGAGAGGTAGGGTAGTCGTTTCGGTAACGTCTTCGTCTGTACTTGCCGCGATTTTCACGTTCAACTCCGAGTAAAAAACTGTGTCGCCAATTACTGCTAACAAACCGTAGGGTGGCCGGATTGTCATGCTAGACTGACCAGTCAACATGCGGTGGCGCGCGCTGTCGACCGACCGAACGGCGCGAGGCGCGAACGGAGTGAGCGCCTCGGAAAGCGAATAGCGCGGGACCGATGGTCCCGCGTACCATGCGAACGGCGCAAAGCGCCGTGAGCAGACGGTGACCGTAGGGAACCGTGAGCACAGTGAGGGCGGTCGATACCACTGCGCGAGGGATGAGCGAGGGAGCACCGCGACCGAGCGAATCGGTTGGGGAGGGCGTGGCGATTCCGTGGTTCCACGATAGCAGAACGCTCGCTTCATCCGTGTCCCAGTTACAGGGAGTTCGATACGTTCTGGACTGCTCGAGCCACTACGGAAGTGCTATCGACCCAAATAGAGTAGAGATCCACCGCATTTATCCATCGAATTTGCATTAGTTATAAGTTAGTTCACGAGAACGTTCAATCGGAGCGGGTCTCCAAACGTGTGAACGGAGGGGGCTGCATCGAAACGCCCCGGGTGCTGCAACACCCGAGACTCGCTTCCAATCCCGCGAGGGATTCGAAAGCATGACCGCATACATCCTACCGGGATATAAACGTCCCGCACGACAGTGGAATCAACCCCAGCAACCAGCGACAGCACCCGATCACGGGGACCGGCCGTATCGCCGCCGGAGGCCGCGATGAGCGACGACAGCGCGGACCCCACGAGCAGCGACTCATCCGCTCCCACCGCCGACACGCCGTACTCAATCGAGCGGGCGAAGGAGCGCTTCGACCCCGCGCTCCCCGACTGCCCCCTCTGTGGCACCCCCATCTGGGCCGTCTCGGTCATCGGCCCCCTCGAGGCCAGCGCCTCCCCCTGTGGCTGTACGGTCACGCCCGGCCTCCTCGAGACCGACCGCGGGTACTGACTCGAGGGGGAGTCGTGGCTCGAGGGCGGGCTCGAGTCCCGACGGACAGCCGACCGTCTGACAGTGGTCGGTCGGGAGTAGGGGGGCACCACCGTTCGACCGCCGCGATCGCTCGCGACGACCGCTGCTGTCGGATAGTCGGCCCGGAATCGGGACTGAACCGAATTGGGGGACGAGCGCGGTAGCGCCGTCCGATCCGGACGAATTGAAACGGGTACTCGAGACGACCGAGAGAGACGGTAAGCGTTCTGCCCATACTGGCACCACGGAATCGCCACGCCCTCCCCAGCCGATTCGCTCAGTCGCCTCGCTCCTTCGCTCATCCCTCGCACGGCATCGAGCCGCGGTTCACTCGTCGTTCACCGCGGCTCAGCGTGCGCCACCGCACGGTGGTAATCAGTCAACGGAGAGACGGCGTTCCGTGTCCATCCGGTCGGCCAACCGATAGCGAATGCTAGAAATCGTGCGACGAGGCTGCCTCTCGTTTCAATCATCCTACTTTTCATCTATTGGCAAAAACGTCCGTCCATGACTGCAATCGTCTTTGATCTGGACGGGACGCTGCTCCGCACCGACCGAGAGTATCGGAACCTGCTGGCGAACGCGATCGCGGACGTTCGCGGAGAGGCCCCCGAGGAGTGGCTCGAGGCCTACGACGAGGCTTTCTTCGACCTCTTTTCGGCGTTCAAACCCGACCCGGTACGGCGGGCGTTCGGTCGAATCGACGGCTGTTCAGATCCGGAAGCGTACGCGAGAGCACTCCACGAGACGGAAATCGAGTCGCTGTCCCCGCCCCAGAACGCTCACGACGACCTCGAGCGGCTGGCCGAATCGTTCGAGCTCGGAGTGCTCACGAACGGCGTTCGCGACTGGCAGCTGGCGAAGCTTCGAGCACACGACCTCGAGGACAATTTCGACGCGATCGTCGCTTCCTACGAAGTCGGTGCGCACAAGCCGGACGCGGCACCGTATCGGGCGCTCGAGGAGCGACTCCCGGCGGATCGACACGGAATGGTCGGAGATAGCGGGTCCGACGTCGACGGGGCGAACAACGCTGGCTGGTCTGTCTACCGGTACGATGGCGGCGGATTCGGAGACCTTCCGGAGAATCTCTTTCGGAGTTGACCCCTGACGGGATCTCGCTGTTCCGGGTGCGTCAGTACGTCTGATACGATGCCGAGCCGATATCGATCCGAACGAGCGTGTTGTCGGCGTACGCCTCGGCGTCCGCGTCGTACTTCTCGTTGATCCGGCGACGGGCAGCCGCAGTCTCGTCCGCGTCGTCGACCACCGTCGCCGTTCCCAGCAGCGTCACCATCCACTCGGTCCGCCCGGCCTCGTCTTTCTGTACCGAGAGGGCGACCTGCGGATTCTGCCGGATATTCGCCAGCTTCCGGCCGGTCGTCACGATCTCCACGGTTTCGTCGGCGTACCGGTACCAGACCGGCGCGACGTGGGGCCGTCCGTCCACGCTGGTCGCCAGATGCGCCATCAGCGGCTCGCTCTCGAGCAGTCGTGCCGCGCGGGATGGGACCGTCACGATACCGTTCCGGACGGCAGTCGCAAAAAACGATGGCCATGCACTGACAGCCGTCGCCGGTCGACGTGGACCCGGTCGAACGACGTCGGTCGGATCGGGTGTGGGACCCGTACGATCGCCGGCGTCGCGGTCCCGCTCGTCTCGTCGCGGGCGGTCACGAACGAGCACTCGGTGGGATCCGCCGGTCACCGACGTCCCTCGAGACGATCACCGCTGACGGATTTCGCTCTCGAGTAGCCACACTGCTTATTACGCGGTCTTCCGTTTGCGCTACGTATTCAGGAGGTTCTATGACTGGCCCGACCGCGACACCGGCTGAAGCCACTCCCAGCGGACGAGCCGTCACGGTGATCTTCGTCGGCGAGGACGGGGCGGCCGACGACGCGATTCCGAGCGCGCTCGAGCGGGCGAACGACCGCCTGACGGTCGAGAGCGTCACTGACGAGGCCGAAGTGCGCGAGCGCGTTCGGACGGGACGCGCGGACTGTCTCGTGAGCCGACCGTCGGCGGCGGACCCCGATCACTGTTCGCTTCTCGAACTGGTCCGGACGGAAGACTCACAGCTACCGCTCTTCTTCGTCACCGACGGCCGGGACGAAGCGACTGCGAGCGACTTGCTCGAGGCCGGCGCAACGGGTTGCGTCTCCGAATCGGTCGCGCTCGACGGGACCCGGCTCGCGACGCGAATCGAGCGGGCGGTCGAACGGCGAATGGAGCGACGAGACCTCGAGGCGTCGGCAATCCGGTTTCGTGCGTTCACCGAGAACGCCTCGTTCGTCGTCCTCACGGCTGACGACGACGGCGTGGTCCAGTACGCGAACGACGCCGTCGAGACGGTCCTCGGGTACGAGCCGGCCGAAGTCGTCGGGGAGCGCCTCACCACGTTGATCCCGGACCGGTACCAGAACCGACACCGCGAGGCGATCGCACGCTATCTGGAGACCGGCGAGCGAGGAATCGATTGGGACTGGGTCGAACTGTCCGCCCGCCACGCCGAGGGCCGCGAGGTCCCGATCGGCGTCTCGTTCGGCGAAGCCGTCGTCGACGGCGACCACCTCTTTACCGCGGTTATCAGGGACATTACGGATCGCAAGCGCCTCGAGCGCGAACGCGAGGCCACCCTCGAGCGGATCGCCGACGCCTTCGTCTCGGTCGACGCCGACTGGGAGTACACCTACGTCAACGAGCAGGCGGTCGAACTCCTCGACCGGCCTCGCGAGGAGCTCATCGGGGCGAAGATGCGGTCGGTGTTTCCCGCCGTCGTCGACAGTGAGATCGAGCGCCAACTCGAGCGAGCCTTCGCCGATCAGACCGCCGTCAGCTTCACCGAGTACGCCGGGCCCCTCGAGAAGTGGTTGGAGATTCGGGCGTACCCGTCCGAGGACGGTCTTTCGATCTTCTTTACCGATGTCTCCGACCGGATTCGGGCCGAGGAGAAACTCGAGGCGAGCGTCACGGCGCTGCAAGCGCTGTACGATATCTCGACGAAACCCGACGCGTCGCTCGAAGAGAAGCTCCCGGAGCTGCTCGAGCTCGGCTGCGAGTACCTGGATCTCCCCTACGGATTCATGACCCGGATCAACCTCGACGAGCGGACCCAGACCGTCGTCGAATCCCGGAGCGATCACCCGCTCCTCCAGCAGGGGGAATCCTGTCCGCTCTCCGAAGCCTACTGTCGGAAGACGATCAAGACCCACGAGCTCGTCACCGTGGCGAACGCTCCCGACGAGGGGTGGACCGGCGATCCCGCCTACGAACTGTTCGAACTCGGCAGCTACGTCGGCGCGAAGGTGACCGTCGACGGCACCATCTGGGGCACCCTCTGCTTCGCCTCGAGCGATCCCCGCGAGGGCGACGGCTTCTCCGAGGCCGAACGGACGCTGGTCAAGCTGATGGCCAAGTGGGTCAGCTACGAGACCGAACGCACGCAGTCCCGCGAGACCCTCGAGCGGCAGAACGATCGACTCCAGGAGTTCACGAGCGTCATCAGTCACGACTTGCGGAATCCGCTGAACGTCGCCCAGGGATCGCTGGAACTCGCTCGAGAGGGCGACCGGTCCCAGCTCGAGGCCTGCGAGGAGGCCCTCGACAGGATGGAGACGCTGATCGAGGACCTGCTCACGCTGGCCGAACAGGGGGCGACGACGGCCGACCGCGAGCCGGTCTCGATCCGCGAGCTCGCGACCGCTTCCTGGTCGATGGTCGACACCGACGACGCCGCCCTCGACGTCGAGGGAGAGCCCTGGATCGAGGCCGATCCCGACCGGCTCCGGCAGCTACTCGAGAACCTGTTCCGAAACGCCCTCGATCACGGGGTTCCCGACGGTCGTTCCAGCGCCGAGCTGACCGTTACGGTCGGTGAGTGTGCAGACGGGTTCTACGTCGCCGACTCCGGGCGGGGAATACCCGCGGAGGAGCGCGAGGACGTCTTCGACGTCGGCTATACCACGGCCGAAGACGGGACCGGGTTCGGACTCGGCATCGTCACGCGGGTCGCCGACGCCCACGGCTGGGACCTCGCGGTGACCGAAAGCGAGTCGGGCGGCGCTCGCTTCGAGCTGACCGGCGTCGATCGACCGCGCGACGCTCGCTGATCCCGTGGCGCGAAGCTTTTTACTGCACCGTCCATACCCGCGCCCATGTCACTGACTGCGGGCGTCGTCGCGGTTCAGGGCGACGTCGAGGAACACGCCGCCGCCATCGAACGCGCCGCGGCGGCCCGCGACCGCGAGGTCACGGTCCGCGAGATCCGCGATTCGGGAATCGTCCCCGACTGCGACCTGCTGGCGATGCCCGGCGGCGAGTCGACGACCATCTCCCGACTGCTCCACAGCGAGGGCATTGCCCCCGAGATCCGAGATCACGTGGCCGCCGACAAGCCCCTGCTCGCCACCTGTGCCGGCCTGATCGTCGCCTCGAGCGACGCCGGCGACGATCGAGTCGAGGAACTCGGACTTGTCGACGTGAGCGTCGAGCGAAACGCCTTCGGCCGCCAGAAGGACAGCTTCGAAGCGCCGCTCGACGTCGCGGGCCTCGAGGAGCCGTATCCGGCGGTGTTCATTCGCGCACCCGCCATCGACGACGTCGCCAGCGGCGACGCCGAGGTGTTGGCCTCCTGGGACGGTCGCCCGGTCGCCGTGAAACAGGGGCCGGTCGTCGGCACCGCCTTCCACCCGGAACTGACCCCCGATAGCCGCATCCACGGGCTGGCCTTCTTCGAGAACGACGACGCCGACGTCCCCGCGGGCGAGCGGGCACAGTAATCTGTCCCGCGCGGTGAGAAGGGGCCGATTACCGCTCGAGGCCGGAGCGAACCCGGCGACTGTTTTATTTCGCTCCGTGATGTCGACTTCGGGCGTATGTCGAACGACCACGACGCAGACCACGAGGTAGCCGCCAGCGACGAAACGACCCACAGCGCGTGGGACAACGGCCTCGAACCGGTGCGGACCGTCGAGCCCGGAGACATCGTCCGCTTCACGTGCGAGGACTCGACGGGCGGACAGCTCGGTCCCGATTCGACGCTTGCCGACGTCGCCAGCCTCGACATCGATCAGGTCCACACGCTGACCGGCCCCGTCGCGATCGAGGGCGTTCGACCGGGCGACGTCCTCGAGGTCGAACTGCTCGCGGTCGACCACCAGGGGTGGGGGTATACGCTGGTCCTCCCGGGCGAAGCCGAACTCGGTCTCCTGGCCGACGAATTTCCGGAGCCGGAGCTGTACGTCTGGGAGTTCGAGGGCGGCGACGACGGCGACGTCGGTCGGTTCGCGAACGGCATCGAGGTGCCGCTCGATCCGTTCCCCGGCATCATGGGCGTCGCGCCCGCCGAGGACGGCACGCACGAGACGTTCCCGCCGCGGTCGGTCGGCGGGAATATGGACATCAAACAGCTCACGGCGGGCTCGACGGTGTATCTGCCCGTCGCGGTCGACGGGGCGCTGTTCAGCGTCGGCGACGGTCACGCCGCCCAGGGCGACGGCGAAGTCTGTGGAACCGGCATCGAGGCACCGATGACCGTCACCTGTCGATTCGACCGCCGAACGGACCTGTCGATCGACCAGCCCCAGTTCGAGACCACGGGGCCGTTCACCCCGACCGGACGGGACGAGCCGATGTACGGCACGACGGGGATCGCGGACGACCTGATGGCCGCGACCAGAGCGGCCGTCCGGAACATGATCGACCATCTCGTCGACGAGCGCGGACTCGAGCGGAGCGAGGCCTACGTCCTGTGTTCGGTGGCCGTCGACCTGAAGATCAATGAGGTCGTCAACGCCCCGAACTGGGTCGTCTCCGCGTACCTTCCGGAAGGCCTCTTTCCGGCAGACCAGCGTCGATCGACGTGATAGGACGGGACCGACCCGTTGGGTCCGACCGGTGGTAGGCATTTATTCGTCGGCACCGTACCGGAGACATGTACTGGAATCGAGCTACGGAGTCATCGGCCGATCGACTCGAGGAGAATCTCGCTGACCGCGAGCGGACGCGAACGCGATGACCGACCCAGCGAGCGGCGTTCGCGACGACGGATCGTCCGAACGGGAGCGGAACGACGACGAGTCGCCGGAGGCGCTTCCCGAGGGCCTCGCGCAACGACTCTTCGACGCGTGTCCGGTCGGGACCGTCGTGATCGATTCGGCCGGCAGCGTCGCCTTCGCGAACGAACGCGCCTCGGAGGCGCTCGGACTCCCGCGCGAGGAGATCGTCGGCCGACCGTTCGATCCCTCCGAGTGGACCGTCTCCTACGACGACGGAACGCCGGTCTCCGTGGACGACCACCCCGTCACGCGCGTCTTCGAGACGGGAACACCCCAGTTCGGCTTCGAACACTGGATCGAACGCCCGGACGGAACCCAGCGGTGGTTCTCGAGCAACGCCGCACCTCTGTTCGACAAAAACGGCGGCGTCGAGTACGTCGTCGTCGCGTTCGAGGACGTGACGTCGTTGAAGCGACGCGAGAAGCGCCTGACCAGCGACCACGTCAGACTGCTCGAGTTCCGCACGGACGAGTCGGCGGTCCCGCCCTCGATCCGGGTCGAGGACGGCGAAACGCGGGTCGAAATCGACTCCGTCGTCTCGCTGCCGGACGGAACCACCGTCCAGTACATGGGAACGTCGGATCTCGCCGCGAGCGACTTCGTCACCGCCGTCGAAGAGGTCCCCCACTACCTCGACGTGCGATTGCTCAGTTCGGTCGGCGGTCACAATCGAGTCGAAGCGCACTCGGAATCGGAGACGGTCGCCCACATGTTCTCCTCGCTCGGCGGTCGCCCCCGCGAGATCGTCGTCGCGCCCGACGAGGTCAGGTTCCGCGGCGAGCTCCCCGGCGATGTGGACCACCGGAAGGCCGCGGACGGGATTCGGCGGTTCCACGACACGGTCGAACTGGTGTCCGAGGAACTCGTCTACTCGCCCTCGCTCCTGTACGATATCGTCGCCGATGCGCTCACCGACCGGCAGTTGACCACGCTCGATGCCGCGTACTTCAGCGGGTACTTCGACACGCCGCGGTCGAGCACCGGTGACGAGTTGGCCGACCGGTTCGGCGTCACCCGCCAGACCTTCAATCAGCACCTCCGCAAGGCGGAGCAGACCGTCTTCCAGCATCTCTTCGAGAAGTCCGGCGCGGACGCTGACTAGTCAGCGCCACCGCTTAGAACGTCGGCTGGGATACTGGCTCTCAATGAGCAATGACACGGCCCACTCCGATTCCTCTTCCGCTCGATCGCTCGGTACTGACAGTTCGGCATACGATTCCATCGGGGACCCGTTTCACGGTCGATTCGACGACGGGTCCGAGGTAATCCTCGCGATCGTCGAAACCGTGGCCGCCGCGACGGATCGCGACCTCACCGCGATGTCCCCCCTCTACGATACCGTCGATCCGGAGTCGCTCACCGACCTCGTGACCTCCGCTCGAGACCGACCCATCGAGGTTTCCTTTTCGTACGAGGGCTGTCGGGTGACCGTCTCGAGCGACGGGCACGTCGTCGTCGACCCGGCGGAGAACTGAGCGTCCGCAAGTCGCAGATTCGAAGCCCGTGTCGGAACCGAGAGACGAACTCGGACGGATCGAATACGCGTGCGAAAAATCGACTCCCCGGAGAGCTCCCACTCTCCCGTTTCCGTGACTCGAGCCGACCGACCCCGGTTATTCGGAGTCGGACGACTCGAGCGCGCCAGGTGCGACCTGGCAGCCACACGGCGCGACGACGGCCGTAATCGGCCCGCTGGTGGCCGTCATCGTCACCGGATTCCCGCAGCCGGGACAGGCGGGAAGTGAGTCCGGTGCGGACGAATCGGCGTCGTCAGCAGGCATGTGGTCTCCGACGGGTCGGACTCGAGAGTGCGAGTTTCAGCGCTCTTGCTCCGCGTAAGAGGCGATACGACGGTCGTTCGGGACGTTTATATCCCAGTAAGATGTACGAAATCATGGCTTCGAGACCGCGCTGGTTTGGAAGCCACGTCTCGGGTGCTCTAACACCCGGGGCATTTCGACGCATGCCCCCTGCGGCGGATTGGAGCGTCGCTTCCATTCTAATCGTTGACGTGATAGTACTTATGACTAATGCTAAATAGTATGGAATAGTCCCGATCGGCTTGGAAACTGCCAGCAGATCGCTGCGGCCGTCTCGACGGGCGCCTCCCTGCATGCATTCGCGACCGGACATGTTTTCTCCCTGCTTCCCGACGGTCTGAGTATGCAGGCATCCATCGACGCGGTTCGCGTCGCGGGGACGCCCCAGGGACCGGTCCCGGTAGTCGTCCTCGCCATCGAGGGCGAGGACGACGTCGTGCCGATCTTCATCGGCTTCAGCGAGGCGACCAGCATCGCCCGCGGCCTCGAGGCCGAAGATATCGGACGACCGCTGACCCACGATCTCCTCCTGGACGTCATGGAGGAACTCGGGAGTCGAATCGACCGCGTCGTCGTCAACGAAATCAAGGAACGGGGCGACGGACAGGGTGGGACCTACATCGCCGACATCCACCTCGAGACGCCCCGCGGCGAGACGGTCGTCGACGCCCGCCCGAGCGACTCGCTCGCGCTGGCGGCCCGGACGAACGCGCCGATCGAAGTGGCCGAGGAGGTCTTCGCGGACAGCCGAGACGACAGGGAAAAGTTCGACGAACTCGAAGACATCCGCAACGTGTCGGGTGACATCTAGATGGACGACGTGCTCGAGGACCTGTTCGCCGTCATCGAAGACCGGAAGGAAACGCTGCCCGAGGACTCCTACACCGCCTCGCTGTTCACCCACGAGAAAGGCGAGAACGAAGTGCTGGAGAAGCTCGGCGAGGAGACGACCGAACTCGTGCTCGCCGCGAAAGACGACGACCGCGAGGAGATCGCTCACGAGAGCGCCGACATCGTCTACCACCTGCTCGTCCTGCTCGCGATGAAGGACATGGAGCTCTCGGACCTCGAGGCGGAACTCGAGTCGCGGCGCTGAGCCGAAGCGAGGAGACTCTCACTCGAAGCCGCTGATCAACGTCACCAGCCACTGGGCCGGGTCCGGCCGGTCGCGCACCTCGACGCGGTCGACCCACTTCACCCACTGGAATCCCCTGCGGCCGGGTGCGACGAGGCGGAGCGGCGCGCCGTGGCCGTGGCTCAACCGCTCGCCGCCGACGCGGGTCGCCAGCAGCGCGTCGCGGGCTTCGTCGATCGGCAGCGTCCACCGGTAGCCGGTCACGGAGACGAACCGGACGTGCGTGGCGTCCGCGTCGGCGTCGACTCGGTCGAGCAAGTCGCCGACCCGAATCCCGCCCCACCGCTGGACCGTATACCAGCCGCTCGTACAGTCCAGCAGCGCCTCGCGTTCGGCATCGGGCTCGATCGCACTGAACTCGAGTTCGATCGGCGACGCGACCATGCCGTCGACGGACAGGGCCCAGGAGTCGCGATCGATCGGATCGGGATCGTCGGCCACCCACGAGGTGACCGGGAACGCGGCGTTCCCCGCCCCCTCTCGGGGTTGCGAACCGGTGAACCGGCGGTCGCGACCGCCGGTCTCGAGGACCGCGTTCGCGAGGTCCTGGAGACGGACAAGGACGGCACCGCCGACGACCAATCCGGTAAAGCGGATGGCGGTCCGTCGTCCCTCGAGGTCGACCCGCCTCGGGGGCCGGAACCGAGTCGACAGGTGTGCGATCAGCAGCGGAACGAGTGCGAGACCGAAGCCGACGTGGACCGAGAGGAGCGTCCAGTACGCGATCCGGACGTCGAGTCCGGCAACCCAGAGGAATCCCGTCAACAGTGCCCCGACGGCGGCGGCAGCGGTGAGCGCGGACAGGACGGTCGACGGCACCCAGCGGTCGCGATCGAGCACCCGGTGCCGAACGCGGTACAGCTTGAACGCGAGCAGCGCGACGATGGCCACCCCCGCGATGCGGTGGAACTCGAAGACCGGCCACCCCGGCGGTCGGCCGACCGTAAAGGAGAGCAGCCCGCTCGCGACCTCGAGGAAGACGAGGACGAACAGCGACCAGTCGACGAGCCGCGGTGCCGGCTGGACGCGGGCGAGCACCGTGCGGAGTCGCTCCTCGCTCATCAGCCGACGTACGGTCGCGCCGACAAAGAACCCTCCCGTGGACGCTGTCGGAGTCCGCGCACTCCGCGATCGCGGTCGGCGAACTCGACTGGCGATTCCGAGCGTTCGCCATCGAGTCGCCTTGACAATCAACCAAACGCGAACGTGTACTTTCATTGTTGGGTAGGTCCCATACTCACTCATTGAGCTAGCGACAGGTCGGCGACCGCGCCGACCGCGAACGGAGTGACGCCACGTGTCCGACGATTCCACCACCGACGACGCCGCGGGCGGGGCCGACTACCGGCAGGTCTCGTTCGTCGTGCTCGCGGGCCTCGCGCTCGTGCTGGCGGCCGTGTTCGCACCCGGCATGGCCGGCGGGAGCGACGGCGGCTCGGGTCCGGGATTCGAGTTCGACCTGGATGGCGACCCGTCGGAGGTCGAGACCGAACCCACCGAACCCACCGACGACGGCGTCGACGAGCCGGGTGAGGGGTTCGACTGGCGGAAACTGCTCGAGTGGTTCGACTTCCGGCCCGACGACGGCGGCGATCGCCCGACCGAGGTCGAAGAACCCCAGTGCGTGATCACCCTGGATCGAAAGCCGGTCCCCGGCCGCGACGTGACGGCGACGGTCCGGTACGAGGGCGAGCCGCTCGTCGACACGCCGGTGTGGTTTGGCGACCAGCGGGTCGGAAAGACGGACCGTACCGGCCGGGTGACCGGCGAAGTGCCGTACGTCGAGGAATTGGTCGTCCGGGTCGGCGCTGCGACCGATGCGACGTGTCGCGGCGGAACGCCCACGGCACGGTCCTCGAGCGCGGGCGCCCCGGGAGCAGTGGCGGCCCCGACGGACCCGTCGGGAACGGTCGCCGCTCGAACAGCGGCCGCGACGGCGGTGGCGATGCCGGCTCCGCTCGCGGCGAGTACGCAGGACGGCGGTTCGGAGAACGGGACGGCCACCTACGCGGTCGACGGGGACGTCGAACTGCGGGTCGACGGGGACCCCTATCCCGGTGAAACGGTCACCGTCACCGCAGCGATCGAGGGCGAGCCGATGACCGAGGCGACGGTCTCCGTCGACGGGACGGCGGTCGGCGAGACGGACGGGAACGGGAGGGCCACGGTGACGGTTCCGGACGACGGCACCGACGCGTTCGAACTCGAGGTCGCCCGCGGCGACTTCGCGGGAACGACGACCGTCGACGTGCTGTTGCTCGAGGCGGGGTTCTCCCCCGACGGGCTCGCGCCGGTTCCCGGCAGCCCCGGTGCAGTCGAAGCGACGATCGACGGCGAGCCGGTCGAGGGGGCGGCGGTGACCGTCGACGGAGAGTCCTACGGAACGACGGACGCCGACGGCCGACTGGCTACCGGACTGCCGCTCGATCCGACGACGACGGTGACGGTCAGCACGGAGCGGCAGACCGCGAGCGTCTCGCTCGTCGGTGCGTACGGCGGGGCCGTTCTCCTCTTTGCGCTCGTCGTCGCCGGGCTAGCGGCGCTCACCTACCGCAGGCACGGTCTTCTCGGACTCGTAGCCGTCGTCGGAATCGCATCGGTACTCGTCACGGTGCTCGTCGTCGAGGCGTTCTACGGACGAACGGGCGGCCTCGCCGCGCTCGGCGTCGTGGCGCTGCTGGGACTCGCTGTTGGTCTGACTCGGTCGGACACGGAACTGCGCAGACCCGCGATCGACGACCTCCCGTCGATCCGCGACCGGCTTGACCGGCTCGAGTCGCGGCTCGTCGCCCTCGCGTTGCGAGTCGTGGACCGAGTCGAGGCGCTGCTCGCGTGGGGGTACTCGCTGGCCGCCGCCGTCCGCGAGTGGCTCCGGTCGCTGCCGCGGTCGGGACGAGG
This portion of the Natrinema salinisoli genome encodes:
- a CDS encoding acetamidase/formamidase family protein: MSNDHDADHEVAASDETTHSAWDNGLEPVRTVEPGDIVRFTCEDSTGGQLGPDSTLADVASLDIDQVHTLTGPVAIEGVRPGDVLEVELLAVDHQGWGYTLVLPGEAELGLLADEFPEPELYVWEFEGGDDGDVGRFANGIEVPLDPFPGIMGVAPAEDGTHETFPPRSVGGNMDIKQLTAGSTVYLPVAVDGALFSVGDGHAAQGDGEVCGTGIEAPMTVTCRFDRRTDLSIDQPQFETTGPFTPTGRDEPMYGTTGIADDLMAATRAAVRNMIDHLVDERGLERSEAYVLCSVAVDLKINEVVNAPNWVVSAYLPEGLFPADQRRST
- a CDS encoding bacterio-opsin activator domain-containing protein — encoded protein: MTDPASGVRDDGSSERERNDDESPEALPEGLAQRLFDACPVGTVVIDSAGSVAFANERASEALGLPREEIVGRPFDPSEWTVSYDDGTPVSVDDHPVTRVFETGTPQFGFEHWIERPDGTQRWFSSNAAPLFDKNGGVEYVVVAFEDVTSLKRREKRLTSDHVRLLEFRTDESAVPPSIRVEDGETRVEIDSVVSLPDGTTVQYMGTSDLAASDFVTAVEEVPHYLDVRLLSSVGGHNRVEAHSESETVAHMFSSLGGRPREIVVAPDEVRFRGELPGDVDHRKAADGIRRFHDTVELVSEELVYSPSLLYDIVADALTDRQLTTLDAAYFSGYFDTPRSSTGDELADRFGVTRQTFNQHLRKAEQTVFQHLFEKSGADAD
- a CDS encoding HalOD1 output domain-containing protein — encoded protein: MSNDTAHSDSSSARSLGTDSSAYDSIGDPFHGRFDDGSEVILAIVETVAAATDRDLTAMSPLYDTVDPESLTDLVTSARDRPIEVSFSYEGCRVTVSSDGHVVVDPAEN
- a CDS encoding bifunctional nuclease family protein, giving the protein MQASIDAVRVAGTPQGPVPVVVLAIEGEDDVVPIFIGFSEATSIARGLEAEDIGRPLTHDLLLDVMEELGSRIDRVVVNEIKERGDGQGGTYIADIHLETPRGETVVDARPSDSLALAARTNAPIEVAEEVFADSRDDREKFDELEDIRNVSGDI
- the hisE gene encoding phosphoribosyl-ATP diphosphatase, producing the protein MDDVLEDLFAVIEDRKETLPEDSYTASLFTHEKGENEVLEKLGEETTELVLAAKDDDREEIAHESADIVYHLLVLLAMKDMELSDLEAELESRR
- a CDS encoding molybdopterin-dependent oxidoreductase, yielding MMSEERLRTVLARVQPAPRLVDWSLFVLVFLEVASGLLSFTVGRPPGWPVFEFHRIAGVAIVALLAFKLYRVRHRVLDRDRWVPSTVLSALTAAAAVGALLTGFLWVAGLDVRIAYWTLLSVHVGFGLALVPLLIAHLSTRFRPPRRVDLEGRRTAIRFTGLVVGGAVLVRLQDLANAVLETGGRDRRFTGSQPREGAGNAAFPVTSWVADDPDPIDRDSWALSVDGMVASPIELEFSAIEPDAEREALLDCTSGWYTVQRWGGIRVGDLLDRVDADADATHVRFVSVTGYRWTLPIDEARDALLATRVGGERLSHGHGAPLRLVAPGRRGFQWVKWVDRVEVRDRPDPAQWLVTLISGFE